The sequence below is a genomic window from Rhodococcus sp. 4CII.
CCCCACCGATCACGAGCAGGGAACCGGTGCGTCGAATCGACGCGCGCAGGGACTCGGCATCGCGCATCGACCGCAGCGTGAAGACATGCGCACCGGAGACGCCGTCGAGGCGGCGCGCCCGGCCGCCGGTCGCGAGCAGCAGAGCACTGTAGTGCAGTGTCTCCCCGGACGCGAGCGTCAGGCGCCGTGTCCGGGTGTCGAGTCCGACGGCCGTTGCGCCGGTGATTAGTTCGATGTCTTGCTCGTTCCAGAACGAGCCGGGCTTCAGTGCGGCCTTCTCCGCGGCCGTGGCACCCGACAGGAGGTCCTTCGACACCGCCGGGCGCCGATACGGCGGTGAGGGTTCGTCTCCGATCAGGACGACGCGCCCGCGGAAACCTTCCGAGCGGAGCGTCTGCGCGGCGCTCGCCCCCGCGATACCCGACCCGACGATGACTACCGTCGACAATTCGGTGGACGGATTCGGCACGGCGCTCACGCCCGGCTGACCTCGACCATATCGAAATCGGCCTTGGCTGCCCCGCAGTCGGGGCATGACCAGTCCTCGGGAATATCATCCCACCTGGTGCCCGGCTCGATACCGTCCTCCGGCCAGCCCTCGGCCTCGTCGTACTCGAATCCGCACTGGGCACAGCGGAAAAGCTTGAAATCGGTACTCATGTCAAGCCACCTTCGTTTCGAAATCGATCTTCTCGCGGACCCCGCAATCAGGGCACGGCCAGTTTTCGGGCACATCGGCCCAAGGGGTGCCGGCTGGGAATCCTTCACGGGGTGCGCCGGACGCTTCGTCGTAGACGTAGTCGCAGACCGGGCACTGGTAGGCGGCCATCACCGAACTCCGCCGTCGTACTCGGCCAGGACCTTCTCGCGCTTGCCGGGTTGGATGTTCACGCGCGTGATGTCGCCGTCGTAGTGGTCGAGCACCCGGTGGTCCATCACCTTGCGCCACAGCGGTGGGAAATACGCGAGCGTGATCATGCTGGCGTATCCGCTGGGCAGATTGGGGGCGCCGTCCATGCTCCGCAGCGTCTGGTACCGCCGCGTCGGGTTCGCGTGATGGTCGCTGTGGCGCTGCAGGTGGTACAGGAAGATGTTGGTCACGATGTGGTCGGAGTTCCAGCTGTGTGCGGGCGCGCAACGCTCGTAGCGGCCACTGGCGGTCTTCTGACGCATCAGGCCGTAGTGCTCGAGGTAGTTGACCGTTTCGAGGAGCGAGAAACCGTAGACGGCCTGGATGACCAGGAACGGGATGACGACCGGACCGAATATCGCGATGAGCGCGCCGAACAGCACCACCGACATGAACCACGCGTTGAGCACGTCGTTGTGAATGCTCCACGTACTCTTGCCGAGTCGCTGCATCCGAGTCTTCTCGAGCTCCCACGACGACTTCAGGCTTCCCCACACGCTGCGGGGCAGGAACGCCCAGAAGCTTTCTCCGAAACGTGAACTCGCCGGGTCCTCGGGTGTCGCGACTCGGACGTGGTGGCCGCGGTTGTGCTCGATGTAGAAGTGGCCGTAAAAGGTCTGGGCGAGAGTGATCTTGGCCAGCCAGCGTTCGAGGTCGGTCTTCTTGTGACCCATCTCGTGGGCGGTGTTGATGCCGATGCCGCCCATGACGGCGACGCTGAACGCGACACCGATCTTCGACACCAGTCCGAGGCCGCCGTCGATGCCGAGCCAGGAGAGGCTGTCCGCCGACCAGAGGTAGCACGCAAACACCAGGCTCGCCAGCTGGAACGGGATGAACACGTAGGTGCAGTACCGGTAGTACCTGTCGTTCTCGAGCTGTTCCATCACTTCCTCGGGCGGGTTCTGGCCGTCGGGTCCGAAGAACCTGTCGAGGATCGGGAGCACGATGAACAGCAACAGCGCACCGATCCACCACCAGACCGGAGCAACCGCCGAACAGCCGAGTTGATGGAACGCCCACACGAGCCCCGCGGCGAGGAACAGCGCGGTCGGGGGTATCAACCCCATCAGCCACAGGTAGCGCTTGCGGTCGCGCCAGGCTTCCGGTGGTGCTTCCTCTGTCGTCCTGCCGATATTCGACGTCGTCACGATCCGAACCTCCTCGTCCAGTCCCTGCGCCGGTATGAACCAGCTCACTCCGGGTTGGACAGTACACGCTTTTCGATCCATGGTCTAGACAAAACGGCTGATTTGTAAATCTAGACGCGGGCAGCGTTCTAACACCGGGGTCGTGCCGATCGATAGACAGTGCGACACCGTTTCACCGTGCGGAGGAGGCCCTCGATGTTCCGCGACCCCGGACTGCCCGACTGGCTCGAATTCGTACTCGGCTTGCTCGGGTACCGCTGGTAGTCGCCTACTCCGGCGTGCCCGAGCGCGCCGCGAACGTCGGCCGTCGCCACGACGGCGAAGAACGGCCCCCACCACGGGTGGCCGGCGAATGCGACGAGCACGCCGGTCGCCGCGAACACGGCGGTCCGGGCACTAGAACCTGTTACATTCGCGGGAGGGGTACTACTTCTGGAACTCGGAGAGAACGCATGAGCTATCGCGTCGTCGAATGGTCCACCGGTACGGTCGGGCGTCATGCCATCGCAGGCA
It includes:
- a CDS encoding rubredoxin; the protein is MSTDFKLFRCAQCGFEYDEAEGWPEDGIEPGTRWDDIPEDWSCPDCGAAKADFDMVEVSRA
- a CDS encoding rubredoxin codes for the protein MAAYQCPVCDYVYDEASGAPREGFPAGTPWADVPENWPCPDCGVREKIDFETKVA
- a CDS encoding alkane 1-monooxygenase gives rise to the protein MTTSNIGRTTEEAPPEAWRDRKRYLWLMGLIPPTALFLAAGLVWAFHQLGCSAVAPVWWWIGALLLFIVLPILDRFFGPDGQNPPEEVMEQLENDRYYRYCTYVFIPFQLASLVFACYLWSADSLSWLGIDGGLGLVSKIGVAFSVAVMGGIGINTAHEMGHKKTDLERWLAKITLAQTFYGHFYIEHNRGHHVRVATPEDPASSRFGESFWAFLPRSVWGSLKSSWELEKTRMQRLGKSTWSIHNDVLNAWFMSVVLFGALIAIFGPVVIPFLVIQAVYGFSLLETVNYLEHYGLMRQKTASGRYERCAPAHSWNSDHIVTNIFLYHLQRHSDHHANPTRRYQTLRSMDGAPNLPSGYASMITLAYFPPLWRKVMDHRVLDHYDGDITRVNIQPGKREKVLAEYDGGVR